A region from the Streptomyces sp. 3214.6 genome encodes:
- a CDS encoding DUF6083 domain-containing protein: MRPHSTSAARHWDGSSRAVRLCRPLRVAATSPSRLLRTGQSGRCRWCGNRINWHQRADQRPIDLHPTELTTAHVPASCRWHLSSGIAHPHGDGSAWCRIPHTVLCPHHPPTAPTSPHIEAVRRQLAVRTRRLIDTGVFTPAPAACEPAAGATGRPARPVVQLLLGRYLAETAIEDVRCVAQTRHRHRCPQPVLAHHAPQGLWTLLPASSQRGQLALPATLMAVYDLSRLPYAEQLRWRTQRCPAHAAHPGAADLALAGWQVFDPLLHAAHIHTRLPHAVPGPHGKV; encoded by the coding sequence ATGCGCCCTCACTCCACCTCCGCCGCCCGCCACTGGGACGGCAGCTCCCGCGCCGTCCGCCTTTGCCGTCCGCTGCGGGTGGCTGCCACCAGCCCCAGCCGCCTGCTGCGCACCGGCCAGAGCGGCCGCTGCCGCTGGTGCGGCAACCGCATCAACTGGCACCAGCGCGCCGACCAGCGCCCCATCGACCTGCACCCGACCGAACTGACCACCGCCCACGTCCCCGCCTCCTGCCGCTGGCACCTGAGCAGCGGCATTGCCCACCCGCACGGCGACGGCAGCGCCTGGTGCCGCATCCCCCACACCGTGCTCTGCCCCCACCACCCCCCAACCGCTCCGACCAGCCCTCACATCGAAGCCGTACGCCGCCAACTCGCCGTCCGCACCCGCCGCCTGATCGACACCGGCGTCTTCACCCCCGCCCCGGCCGCCTGCGAACCAGCCGCCGGCGCGACGGGCCGTCCCGCCCGGCCTGTCGTGCAACTGCTGCTGGGCCGCTACCTCGCCGAGACCGCCATCGAGGACGTCCGGTGCGTGGCTCAGACCCGACACCGCCACCGCTGCCCGCAGCCCGTGCTCGCCCACCACGCCCCCCAAGGCCTATGGACACTGCTCCCCGCAAGCTCGCAGCGCGGCCAACTCGCCTTGCCCGCCACCTTGATGGCCGTCTACGACCTCAGCCGCCTGCCCTACGCCGAGCAGCTGCGCTGGCGTACTCAGCGCTGCCCTGCCCACGCCGCCCATCCGGGCGCCGCCGACCTCGCCCTCGCCGGATGGCAGGTCTTCGACCCCCTTCTCCACGCGGCGCACATCCACACCCGCCTGCCCCACGCCGTACCCGGCCCCCACGGGAAGGTGTGA
- a CDS encoding helix-turn-helix transcriptional regulator: MTILPPDPDLLALRVELARLRGERGWTFDELAGRSGLARRTLIDLEHGRTTGSVTTWHAIAHAFDVPIEQLLGTLCSDHTPSGTPQP, translated from the coding sequence GTGACGATCTTGCCGCCCGATCCCGACCTCCTCGCGCTGCGCGTCGAACTCGCGCGGCTGAGGGGCGAGCGCGGCTGGACCTTCGACGAACTCGCCGGCCGCAGCGGCCTGGCCCGGCGCACCCTCATCGACCTGGAACACGGCCGCACCACAGGCAGCGTCACCACCTGGCATGCCATCGCCCACGCCTTCGATGTCCCCATCGAACAGCTCCTCGGGACGCTGTGCTCCGACCACACCCCATCCGGCACGCCGCAACCCTGA
- a CDS encoding helix-turn-helix domain containing protein, which yields MPPRPRRNRPAGQGELNEAAQLADQLQTAGYSKRDIARIINRDASLVSQFYTKSKGAAFVPALRQVLAAVQTGGITDLPDLASIAGRHITRRTTASGATARVRGKAVLITPTGSGTGRVGAQAIASGSSRLRPLIAEAARLGLRLAFTVRLAKAGYVHPSGSRTDSPGIRRDVIQRADHTEERSYGSAQTGGHDAAGFAQRVDAAGGDVTAAVHQWLVETGRIRPDAHIIHLEIRTWRPR from the coding sequence ATGCCACCCCGCCCCCGCCGTAACCGTCCCGCTGGGCAAGGCGAGTTGAACGAGGCCGCCCAGTTGGCCGACCAGCTGCAGACGGCCGGCTACTCCAAGCGTGACATCGCCCGCATCATCAACCGCGATGCCTCTTTGGTGTCCCAGTTCTACACAAAGAGCAAAGGTGCTGCCTTCGTCCCTGCCCTGCGCCAGGTCCTGGCCGCTGTCCAGACAGGCGGCATCACCGACCTCCCCGACCTCGCTTCCATCGCAGGCCGGCACATCACCCGCCGCACCACCGCCTCCGGTGCCACAGCCAGGGTGCGCGGCAAAGCAGTCCTGATCACCCCCACCGGCTCCGGCACCGGCCGCGTCGGCGCCCAGGCGATCGCCTCCGGCTCCTCCCGACTGCGCCCCCTGATCGCAGAAGCCGCCCGCCTCGGCCTGCGCCTGGCCTTCACTGTCCGCCTGGCCAAGGCCGGCTACGTGCACCCCTCCGGCAGCCGCACCGACTCACCGGGCATCCGCCGTGACGTCATCCAGCGCGCCGATCACACCGAGGAGCGCTCCTACGGCTCTGCCCAGACCGGCGGGCACGACGCCGCCGGCTTTGCCCAGCGCGTCGACGCCGCGGGCGGAGACGTCACCGCAGCCGTCCATCAATGGCTGGTGGAGACCGGCCGCATCCGCCCGGATGCGCACATCATCCACCTGGAGATCCGCACCTGGCGCCCGCGCTGA
- a CDS encoding DNA-binding protein, producing MLLTTGQAAQELGCAITTFRRLVHAGLLPGLSHRGVRVMVPLHVVQALGQRRHAPLDRLDAQEIAVLRVDAAKQVQEPDRSWIGFAASLAPEDLLKALRGWWRCDAPSVAAGGVLPVTLSGYVVAVLTGLEAWERNAQGRYAFPHARLAGYVTDLATPVQHVTASAQADRMLADLLLGSRLVSHSGGAIAYVPAPAARRPDKEA from the coding sequence ATGCTGCTGACGACCGGGCAGGCAGCCCAGGAACTCGGCTGCGCCATCACCACCTTCCGCCGTCTCGTGCATGCCGGACTGCTGCCGGGCCTGTCTCACCGTGGCGTGCGCGTCATGGTTCCGCTCCATGTGGTCCAGGCACTCGGTCAGCGCCGGCATGCCCCGCTGGACCGGCTGGATGCTCAGGAGATCGCTGTCTTGCGGGTTGACGCGGCCAAGCAGGTACAGGAACCGGACCGGAGCTGGATTGGCTTCGCGGCTTCCCTTGCCCCCGAGGACCTTCTCAAGGCGCTGCGCGGCTGGTGGCGCTGCGATGCGCCGAGCGTGGCGGCCGGTGGAGTGCTGCCGGTGACCCTGTCGGGTTACGTGGTGGCCGTGCTGACCGGCCTGGAAGCCTGGGAGAGGAACGCCCAGGGCCGCTATGCCTTCCCTCACGCGCGGCTGGCGGGCTACGTCACCGACCTGGCCACGCCCGTCCAGCACGTGACTGCCTCCGCGCAGGCTGACCGGATGCTCGCTGATCTGCTGCTGGGTAGCCGGCTCGTCTCACACTCGGGCGGGGCGATCGCCTACGTCCCCGCACCCGCCGCCCGCCGTCCGGACAAGGAAGCCTGA
- a CDS encoding three-Cys-motif partner protein TcmP, translated as MGVLWKLEPATAAKHRLYQRYLDAWWPILLQTSQNTGYSRPRVTLLDAFAGPGRYEDGEPGSPVFILDRLLGHHAVDRMHLSPRRVHLIFIEKDRARHEHLVAELVSRFGPLKDLPVRVEVRRGEAGRDSLAVLDGLGAWGHPILGIFDSWGSVNVPLQVMSRIARNRSSEVITTFGPNWFSRREELNADILDTVFGGRGFWTAAADELRPDEKWRVWLRTYRDALRRAGFGYQLQFELVPRTGQPLYLVFGTGSTAGLKAMKDAMWKVDDLDGESFRDLRTRGAKADGQLDLFQAAGLIDDELAELVTQRLSAGATTVEAIGEWLLTESARWMPKHALKAARQMRQDGVIAVQSPGKLTTKSQISLQAQVRA; from the coding sequence ATGGGCGTCTTGTGGAAGCTGGAGCCGGCGACCGCGGCCAAGCACCGGTTGTACCAGCGGTACCTGGACGCCTGGTGGCCGATCCTGCTGCAGACCTCCCAGAACACCGGCTACTCCCGGCCCCGGGTCACGCTCCTGGACGCGTTCGCCGGCCCGGGCCGCTACGAGGACGGCGAGCCGGGCTCACCGGTGTTCATCCTGGACCGCCTGCTCGGTCATCACGCGGTCGACCGCATGCACCTCAGCCCCCGGCGGGTGCATCTGATATTCATCGAGAAGGACCGCGCGCGCCACGAGCACCTCGTGGCGGAACTCGTCTCCCGCTTCGGGCCGCTCAAGGATCTGCCGGTACGGGTGGAGGTCCGGCGCGGTGAAGCGGGCCGCGACAGCCTCGCAGTCCTCGACGGGCTCGGAGCCTGGGGCCACCCGATCCTGGGGATCTTCGACAGCTGGGGCAGCGTCAACGTGCCGCTGCAGGTGATGTCCCGCATCGCCCGCAACCGCTCCAGCGAAGTCATCACCACGTTCGGACCCAACTGGTTCAGCCGCCGCGAGGAGCTCAACGCCGACATCCTCGACACGGTCTTCGGCGGCCGCGGCTTCTGGACCGCGGCCGCCGACGAGCTGCGCCCCGACGAGAAGTGGCGCGTGTGGCTGCGCACCTACCGGGACGCGCTGCGCCGGGCCGGCTTCGGATACCAGCTGCAATTCGAACTCGTCCCCCGCACCGGGCAGCCCCTCTACCTCGTCTTCGGCACCGGCAGCACCGCGGGCCTGAAGGCGATGAAGGACGCCATGTGGAAGGTCGACGACCTCGACGGCGAGAGCTTTCGCGACCTCCGCACCCGAGGCGCCAAAGCAGACGGCCAGCTCGACCTGTTCCAGGCCGCAGGTCTGATCGACGACGAGCTGGCCGAGCTGGTCACCCAGCGCCTGAGCGCCGGGGCCACCACCGTGGAGGCGATCGGCGAGTGGCTGCTGACGGAGAGCGCCCGATGGATGCCGAAGCACGCCTTGAAGGCGGCCCGGCAGATGCGGCAGGACGGCGTGATCGCCGTCCAGTCGCCGGGCAAGCTCACGACGAAGAGCCAGATCAGCCTGCAGGCACAGGTTCGGGCATAG
- a CDS encoding DUF5131 family protein: MSDRSSIEWTEATWNPTTGCDRVSDGCDNCYALTLAKRLKAMGSAKYQNDGDPRTSGPGFGLTVHPDALRVPLGWKAPRTVFVNSMSDLFHARVPLDYVEQVFDVIARTPQHTYQVLTKRARRLRQVADRLTWPANLWMGVSVESAKELPRVDDLRQVPAAVRFLSCEPLLGPLDGLDLTGIHWVIAGGESGPRFRPMEQEWVTGIRDACLQADVAFFFKQWGGRTPKASGRHLQGRTWDQMPMPEPVPAG, encoded by the coding sequence GTGAGTGACCGCAGTTCGATCGAGTGGACCGAGGCGACGTGGAATCCCACGACCGGCTGTGACCGGGTCTCGGACGGATGCGACAACTGCTACGCGCTGACGCTGGCGAAGCGGCTCAAGGCCATGGGGTCGGCGAAGTACCAGAACGACGGCGACCCCCGCACCTCCGGCCCCGGCTTCGGCCTGACCGTGCACCCGGACGCGCTGCGGGTGCCTCTGGGCTGGAAGGCGCCGCGCACGGTGTTCGTGAACTCGATGTCGGATCTCTTCCACGCCCGCGTCCCGCTGGACTACGTCGAGCAGGTCTTCGACGTCATCGCGCGGACTCCGCAGCACACGTATCAGGTGCTCACGAAGCGGGCGCGCCGGCTGCGGCAGGTCGCCGACCGGCTTACGTGGCCGGCCAACCTGTGGATGGGGGTGTCCGTGGAGAGCGCGAAGGAACTGCCGCGTGTCGACGACCTGCGGCAGGTTCCGGCCGCGGTGCGGTTCCTGTCGTGCGAGCCGTTGCTCGGGCCTTTGGACGGGCTGGACCTGACGGGCATTCACTGGGTGATCGCCGGAGGCGAGTCCGGCCCCCGCTTCCGCCCGATGGAGCAGGAGTGGGTCACGGGGATCCGGGACGCCTGCCTGCAGGCCGATGTGGCCTTCTTCTTCAAGCAGTGGGGCGGCCGGACCCCGAAGGCATCCGGCCGGCATCTTCAGGGCCGGACCTGGGACCAGATGCCTATGCCCGAACCTGTGCCTGCAGGCTGA
- a CDS encoding IS110 family transposase translates to MTAIWAGIDAGKTHHHCVVIDDTGKRLLSRRVANDEAELLKLLGDDAMWGIDLADGGAALVIAILLNHGRQLLYIPGRTVNRASEGYRGDGKTDAKDAAVIADQARIRRDLTPLRPGDELVSELKVLTRHRRDLSDDRTRTINRLRGHLTEIFPGLERELDLGNVGPLVLLTGYQTPAVIRRAGRRRLVTWLRNRKVRSADELAARAVQAAEAQHTSVPGEDMTAHVVHSLAREVMALNEKLAETDKLIEGRFRRHRNAEVIASMPGIGSLLGAELLAATGGDMDAFASADRLAAFAGVSPTPRDSGKISGNLHRPTRYSRRLQRVFYTSALISIRSCDESRRFYDRKRAEGKRHSQAVTALARRRVNVLWALLRDGRCYNPIPPVTPAT, encoded by the coding sequence GTGACAGCGATCTGGGCCGGTATCGACGCTGGGAAGACCCATCACCACTGCGTGGTGATCGACGACACCGGCAAACGACTGCTGTCCCGACGCGTCGCCAATGACGAGGCCGAACTGCTCAAGCTCCTGGGCGACGACGCCATGTGGGGCATTGACCTGGCGGACGGCGGGGCCGCCCTGGTCATTGCGATCCTGCTCAACCACGGCCGGCAACTCCTCTACATCCCCGGGCGGACGGTCAACAGGGCCTCCGAGGGCTATCGGGGCGATGGCAAGACCGACGCCAAAGACGCGGCGGTCATCGCCGACCAGGCGCGTATCCGACGGGATCTCACCCCGTTGCGGCCCGGCGACGAGCTGGTGTCCGAGCTGAAGGTCCTCACCCGCCACCGCCGTGACCTCAGCGACGACCGCACCCGGACCATCAACCGGCTCCGCGGCCACCTCACCGAGATCTTTCCCGGCCTGGAACGCGAACTCGACCTGGGCAACGTCGGCCCTCTGGTACTGCTTACCGGCTACCAGACCCCGGCCGTCATCCGCCGGGCCGGCCGGCGGCGTCTGGTCACCTGGCTGCGCAACCGGAAGGTCCGCAGCGCCGATGAACTGGCCGCCAGGGCCGTCCAAGCCGCCGAAGCCCAGCACACATCCGTCCCCGGCGAGGACATGACCGCCCACGTGGTGCACTCCCTGGCCAGGGAGGTGATGGCCCTCAACGAGAAGCTCGCAGAGACCGACAAGCTCATCGAGGGCCGGTTTCGCCGGCACCGCAACGCCGAGGTGATCGCGAGTATGCCCGGCATCGGCTCCCTGCTGGGCGCCGAGCTCCTGGCCGCCACCGGCGGCGACATGGACGCCTTCGCCAGCGCGGACCGGCTGGCCGCCTTCGCTGGCGTCTCCCCGACGCCGCGTGACTCCGGAAAGATCAGCGGCAACCTGCACCGCCCCACGCGCTACAGCCGACGCCTCCAACGCGTCTTCTACACCTCCGCGCTGATCAGCATCCGCTCCTGCGACGAATCCCGCCGCTTCTACGACCGCAAGCGCGCCGAAGGCAAACGACACAGCCAGGCCGTCACGGCGCTCGCCCGACGCCGAGTCAACGTCCTGTGGGCCCTTCTTCGTGACGGACGGTGCTACAACCCCATACCGCCCGTCACTCCGGCCACTTGA
- the tpg gene encoding telomere-protecting terminal protein Tpg, which yields MPPPLRLSAATVQEALDRADARHWTRNPPRSPRARLAFLLRQAGGDQTALATRLNVPARELDILRTVRRPSEEDPVQQAVERDIIRLWQPRIRHRAHTAILHNNGQMMVSFRAWLGFTAAAGSSDDPRLRFLTLSLQAPYIERLFAARHRNAPEDELRRILSDALGACYFHRTRPAPTAETVTLDRIDYLEFYY from the coding sequence ATGCCGCCGCCCCTGCGCCTGAGCGCCGCCACCGTCCAAGAAGCTCTGGACCGCGCCGACGCACGCCACTGGACCCGCAACCCGCCCCGTTCGCCCCGGGCCCGACTGGCCTTTCTGCTGCGCCAGGCGGGCGGCGACCAGACCGCACTCGCCACACGTCTCAACGTGCCGGCCCGCGAACTCGACATCCTCCGCACGGTGCGCCGGCCGTCCGAGGAGGACCCCGTGCAGCAAGCCGTGGAACGGGACATCATCCGCCTGTGGCAGCCCCGCATCCGCCACCGGGCCCATACCGCCATCCTGCACAACAACGGCCAGATGATGGTCAGTTTCCGAGCCTGGCTGGGCTTCACCGCGGCAGCCGGATCCAGCGACGACCCACGCCTGCGCTTCCTTACTCTCAGCCTGCAGGCCCCCTACATCGAACGGCTCTTTGCCGCACGACACCGCAACGCGCCCGAGGACGAGCTGCGCCGCATCCTCAGCGACGCCCTGGGCGCCTGCTACTTCCACCGGACCAGACCCGCCCCCACTGCAGAAACAGTCACCCTCGACCGCATCGACTACCTCGAGTTCTATTACTGA
- a CDS encoding TniQ family protein: MLISEPVGPLPRRVVPIHGETLASYLWRLAERNGMAFEELARHIGGPRTIGQADPQVEEVRLGPVAQQRLAQVSGRSVGQLERALPSWAHSRISARARRQVQIEAWPLDQAPVQACALCVAGHGERPVWRVCGEQWAVCTRHGRWTGTANGRFQVGLSELPEVVEAQVRRVRLQRRTGLFARALMADAQQVAVYWWQCRQMGVRGVWRRRQDMLGVDRSALWAVPLVVYPEAVIVAEAMAVRERQRAMGRSFAGGPAGWTTGRWVAWVGARLGMAGEMAEGGHRALEAWLMAHRNTVPVVERLARQEGRAVARSVPLALMEPHRVIPSYGPLEQASCLPWRLGSPMTSVPLWQ, translated from the coding sequence ATGCTGATAAGTGAGCCTGTGGGCCCATTGCCGCGGCGGGTGGTGCCGATTCACGGCGAGACACTCGCCTCGTATCTGTGGCGGCTGGCGGAGCGCAACGGGATGGCTTTCGAGGAGTTGGCCCGGCATATCGGCGGGCCCCGCACGATCGGGCAGGCGGACCCCCAGGTTGAGGAGGTGCGGCTGGGCCCGGTGGCGCAGCAGCGTCTGGCTCAGGTCAGCGGCCGCTCGGTGGGGCAGTTGGAGCGGGCGCTGCCGTCGTGGGCGCACAGCCGTATCAGCGCGCGGGCGCGCCGTCAGGTGCAGATCGAGGCGTGGCCGCTCGATCAGGCGCCGGTGCAGGCCTGTGCGCTGTGTGTGGCGGGGCACGGCGAGCGGCCGGTGTGGCGCGTCTGCGGTGAGCAGTGGGCGGTGTGCACACGGCATGGCCGGTGGACGGGGACGGCCAATGGCCGTTTTCAGGTGGGGCTGTCGGAGCTGCCGGAGGTGGTGGAGGCGCAGGTGCGCAGGGTGCGGCTGCAGCGCAGGACGGGCTTGTTTGCGCGGGCGTTGATGGCGGATGCGCAGCAGGTGGCCGTCTACTGGTGGCAGTGCCGGCAGATGGGGGTGCGCGGGGTGTGGCGCAGGCGGCAGGACATGTTGGGGGTGGACCGGTCGGCGTTGTGGGCGGTGCCGCTGGTGGTGTATCCGGAGGCCGTGATCGTGGCGGAGGCGATGGCGGTGCGGGAGCGGCAGCGTGCGATGGGGCGCAGCTTTGCCGGAGGCCCGGCCGGGTGGACGACGGGGCGGTGGGTGGCATGGGTCGGTGCACGCCTTGGCATGGCAGGAGAGATGGCCGAGGGCGGTCATCGGGCGCTGGAGGCGTGGCTGATGGCACACCGCAACACGGTGCCGGTGGTAGAGCGGCTGGCACGGCAGGAAGGGCGGGCGGTGGCGCGCAGTGTGCCGCTCGCGTTGATGGAGCCGCATCGGGTGATTCCCTCGTACGGGCCGTTGGAGCAGGCGTCGTGTCTTCCGTGGCGGCTGGGCTCGCCGATGACGAGCGTGCCGCTGTGGCAGTGA
- the tap gene encoding telomere-associated protein Tap, protein MSADHGDEAELFARVDELLADLSVQRIPLPPPRERERRRKAAGLSTHQIADALDCPAEDIAAWEAGTQEPFAARRAAYARLLQGLKTLHRPDHQDSSPLQEPTPAPPSRAGMKAEQPSLFAATTPLASPPRSRTAPPQTVVEPTGPLAVIDHDDTLTAHFTNGSQLPLDAEDLVSLLQWTLRNGLRRDKLSTQGRDSDCDPLIVLTPAASAALHLPAALDDRARVRLADSHPVITQLHQAGFSLTRRGFGPWTRAFRPVRNNKRACVQLAITAWGALSQDGWNLPPLPPADLARLLGTYTDRLLTPRGSTAVCGEELMTALRPPTRPHRAPDSGTWSSAPNPRGLHTALEPAPPEAPDAHPLARGRLPEQAMEEEAWDWSRPPSQQEAAEFPHVVGLDTNLAFAAASSGLPVGLNSPPRHVLAPTFNKKIPGAWFCDLTHATLDPRLPSPFTATGQAPTGPGWYTTPTLDYAQELGIEVRPAEAYLRDDHGPYLTPWYERIRNAYLATMADLGVHEKIPQADYLAAMQKLATADPALLALLAAIKATAKGGLGKLREGPRESTAPYTRWPALDKPTWRPDIRAAVVSRARVTLHRKMRKMAQETDRYPLAVLADCALYPAHVPTALDVAPPGPEQQGTPGLLRLGVNPGWAKEEGTQSMSWYQQQYAQGINPARYVKDPA, encoded by the coding sequence GTGTCAGCAGACCACGGTGACGAAGCCGAACTCTTTGCGCGCGTGGATGAGCTCCTTGCCGACCTCTCGGTACAGCGCATCCCCCTGCCCCCGCCCCGCGAACGGGAACGGCGGCGCAAAGCCGCCGGTCTGTCCACTCACCAGATAGCCGATGCACTCGACTGCCCGGCCGAGGACATCGCCGCCTGGGAAGCCGGAACCCAGGAACCGTTCGCCGCTCGCCGCGCCGCCTACGCGCGCCTCCTTCAGGGCCTGAAAACCCTGCACAGGCCAGACCATCAGGACTCGTCGCCCCTTCAAGAGCCGACCCCCGCACCACCCTCGAGGGCCGGCATGAAGGCCGAGCAGCCATCACTCTTTGCCGCCACCACCCCCCTGGCATCCCCACCGCGCAGCCGGACCGCACCGCCTCAGACCGTGGTTGAGCCCACCGGGCCCTTGGCCGTCATCGACCACGACGACACCCTGACCGCCCACTTCACCAACGGCTCCCAGCTGCCGCTGGACGCCGAGGACCTCGTCTCCCTGCTGCAATGGACGCTGCGCAACGGCCTGCGCCGGGACAAGCTGTCCACGCAAGGCCGCGACAGCGACTGTGACCCGCTCATCGTCCTGACACCCGCAGCCAGTGCAGCCCTGCACCTCCCAGCCGCTCTCGACGACCGCGCCCGTGTGCGTCTTGCCGACTCCCACCCGGTCATCACGCAGCTCCATCAGGCAGGCTTCAGCCTTACCCGCCGCGGATTCGGTCCCTGGACCCGCGCCTTTCGGCCCGTCAGGAACAACAAGCGCGCCTGCGTCCAACTGGCCATCACCGCCTGGGGAGCCCTGTCCCAGGACGGCTGGAACCTTCCACCGCTGCCGCCTGCCGACCTCGCCCGCCTGCTGGGCACCTACACCGACCGGCTGCTGACCCCCCGCGGCTCCACCGCCGTGTGCGGCGAGGAACTCATGACCGCCCTGCGGCCGCCCACCAGACCGCACCGCGCCCCTGACAGCGGAACCTGGAGCTCAGCGCCTAACCCCCGCGGCCTGCACACGGCCCTGGAACCTGCGCCGCCCGAGGCCCCCGACGCCCATCCGCTCGCCCGGGGCCGCCTGCCCGAGCAGGCTATGGAGGAGGAAGCCTGGGACTGGAGCCGCCCGCCCAGCCAGCAGGAGGCCGCCGAATTCCCCCACGTCGTCGGGCTCGACACCAACCTCGCCTTCGCAGCCGCCTCCTCCGGCCTGCCGGTCGGCCTCAACTCCCCGCCCCGCCACGTCCTCGCGCCCACCTTCAACAAGAAGATCCCCGGTGCGTGGTTCTGCGACCTCACCCACGCCACGCTGGACCCGCGCCTGCCCTCACCCTTCACCGCCACCGGACAGGCCCCGACCGGACCGGGGTGGTACACCACGCCTACCCTGGATTACGCCCAGGAACTTGGGATCGAGGTCCGGCCGGCCGAGGCCTACCTGCGCGATGATCACGGCCCCTACCTCACCCCCTGGTACGAACGGATCCGCAACGCCTACCTCGCCACCATGGCCGACCTCGGCGTGCACGAGAAAATCCCCCAGGCCGACTACCTCGCCGCCATGCAAAAGCTCGCCACGGCCGACCCCGCCCTGCTCGCCCTGCTCGCAGCCATCAAAGCCACCGCCAAAGGCGGACTGGGCAAACTCCGCGAAGGACCACGCGAAAGCACCGCCCCCTACACCCGCTGGCCCGCCCTGGACAAACCCACCTGGCGCCCCGACATCCGTGCCGCCGTCGTCTCCCGCGCCCGCGTCACCCTGCACCGCAAAATGCGCAAGATGGCCCAGGAAACAGACCGCTACCCGCTCGCCGTCCTCGCCGACTGCGCTCTCTACCCGGCCCATGTGCCCACCGCCCTCGATGTCGCCCCGCCAGGACCCGAACAGCAAGGCACGCCCGGACTCCTGCGCCTGGGCGTCAACCCCGGCTGGGCCAAGGAAGAAGGAACCCAGTCCATGAGCTGGTACCAGCAGCAGTACGCCCAGGGCATCAACCCCGCCCGCTACGTCAAAGACCCCGCCTGA